The following are encoded together in the Euwallacea fornicatus isolate EFF26 chromosome 11, ASM4011564v1, whole genome shotgun sequence genome:
- the Amacr gene encoding alpha-methylacyl-CoA racemase, protein MALKGIRVIEFAGLAPAPFCGMILSDFGASVIRIDKESSNSNLDCLGNGKKSLCLNLKSPQAVEIVHKLIKTTDVSIEPYRAGVMEKLGLGPEVLLKINPRLIYARLSGYGHSGPYSHKAGHDINYLALSGLLSLFGRKEEKPMFPVNLLADFGGGGLMCALGILLGLLEREKSGKGQVVDANMVQGTAYLGSFLYKSQYLPIWGNPRGENVLDSGAPFYEVYETKDHKYIAVGALESNFYLDLLKGLGLTEEEAPQYDLEENKVKFERKFLEKTRDEWCKIFDNLDACITPVLELEEAPLHPHNKAQKTFKEGAPKAAPNLSRTPAESTSSGRPKIGENTVEILESIGYSGSDIVRLKDNGVVYYDTAKKSKL, encoded by the exons ATGGCTTTGAAAGGGATACGAGTGATAGAATTCGCCGGTTTAGCTCCCGCGCCCTTTTGCGGCATGATCTTGTCCGATTTCGGAGCCTCCGTTATAAGGATCGATAAA gaaTCATCAAACTCCAACCTGGACTGCCTCGGAAACGGCAAAAAGTCCCTCTGTCTGAACCTAAAATCCCCACAAGCGGTGGAGATAGTTCATAAACTCATTAAAACCACAGATGTCTCGATCGAGCCCTATAGGGCTGGTGTCATGGAGAAACTGGGCCTCGGCCCTGAGGTTCTACTCAAAATCAACCCTAGATTGATTTACGCGAGATTAAGTGGTTATGGTCACTCAGGGCCTTATTCGCACAAAGCCGGACACGACATCAACTATTTAGCTTTATCTGGTTTGCTTTCCCTATTCGGGAGAAAAGAGGAGAAGCCGATGTTCCCCGTGAACTTATTGGCGGACTTCGGGGGAGGAGGGCTGATGTGCGCTTTGGGGATCCTCTTAGGGCTTTTAGAAAGAGAAAAATCGGGTAAAGGACAAGTGGTTGATGCTAATATGGTGCAGGGCACCGCCTATCTGGGAAGTTTCCTCTATAAATCGCAATATTTGCCCATATGGGGCAACCCCAGAGGAGAAAACGTCTTAGATTCTGGAGCGCCTTTCTACGAAGTTTACGAGACGAAAGACCACAAATATATTGCGGTGGGAGCCTTGGAAAGCAATTTCTACCTCGACTTGTTAAAAGGGTTGGGACTGACTGAAGAAGAGGCTCCACAGTACGATTTGGAGGAGAATAAAGTCAAGTTCGAGcggaaatttttagaaaaaactcGAGATGAATggtgtaaaatatttgataatttggACGCCTGCATAACACCGGTTTTAGAATTGGAAGAAGCTCCTTTACATCCCCATAATAAAGCCCAAAAGACGTTTAAGGAGGGCGCGCCAAAGGCGGCACCTAACTTGAGCCGGACTCCAGCCGAAAGCACGTCGAGTGGCAGACCGAAAATTGGGGAAAACACCGTTGAAATTCTCGAAAGTATCGGTTATAGCGGAAGTGATATAGTTCGGCTTAAAGATAATGGTGTAGTATACTATGACActgcaaaaaaatctaaattgtaa
- the LOC136342306 gene encoding uncharacterized protein: MENHAGENSLEKMESSEESDSEDEDQSYIRTRRGVIQVCKSKTEKKPDRLNGEYSYQNTIKQRVIGQPCIDCRMECDLRVAERFRQDNYLTFWGKLKSWEDRRSHLRRLVQILRVPHPKNETRKKFLRKYYLEMEDGYTLVCKTMFFNTLAISAKFVETTLQKYPENVLDETKVKLINCPTNSTPKNLESNTPSRTYIKKEKEVEPMVKPKEEIPTEGQLLVDANKEDIKPPCECSEQCGQKIPEEARLKIYEHFWTKLQSWEERKLFVINTIEKDRYTSIRMFVLPVKDAGHINVCQEMYLNTLALSEKAIDLLLPITEPLTPKPLKRQHSPEFYPTPHQFTQNHHTKDKRSSAKDLLPPPLKPPCNCPLHCRLKLTEDVRQQIHREYWNLPVQVDQKHFILSTIQVQKSFEIKQFMLPCLYDSIMVCKEMYLNTLSISEEFLLSTVRNINHDGSIREEPNEGNYMHSGISSNGKTGGESSEVSCINSTASQVKEDVRHSTKTEVKRVKKQRRSKKMGPPCPTSCRLQCSTKFTEENRKELHDQFWYSMDWQVRKKFVMDTVEEFPIKNRSIPGRLTKRNFSRIYRLPLKEEKVTVCQKMYFNTLSICSKFVSTVHIWASQVKW, from the exons ATGGAAAACCATGCAGGTGAAAATAGCCTCGAAAAAATGGAAAGTAGCGAGGAATCCGATTCGGAAGATGAAGACCAGTCTTATATTAGAACGCGCCGGGGTGTAATTCAAGTGTGCAAATCAAAAACCGAAAAGAAACCCGACAGACTGAACGGCGAATATTCATATCAAAATACCATTAAACAAAGAGTGATTGGCCAGCCATGCATTGACTGCAGAATGGAGTGTGACCTCAGAGTCGCAGAGAGATTCCGACAGGACAATTACCTCACTTTTTGGGGTAAATTAAAAAGCTGGGAAGATCGCAGAAGCCACTTACGGCGGCTGGTGCAGATCCTCCGAGTCCCACACCCCAAAAATGAAACCAGAAAAAAGTTTCTGCGGAAATACTATCTCGAGATGGAGGATGGGTACACTTTAGTTTGCAAGACAATGTTTTTCAACACACTCGCCATTAGTGCCAAATTTGTTGAGACCACTTTACAAAAGTATCCAGAAAATGTCTTAGATGAGACCAAGGTCAAACTTATTAACTGTCCCACCAACAGCACACCCAAGAATCTTGAATCAAACACACCTTCCCGaacttatattaaaaaggAGAAAGAAGTAGAACCAATGGTCAAACCAAAAGAGGAAATTCCCACCGAAGGGCAGCTATTAGTTGATGCAAATAAGGAAGACATTAAGCCCCCTTGTGAATGCTCAGAACAATGTGGGCAGAAGATACCTGAAGAGGCAAGACTTAAGATTTACGAACACTTTTGGACCAAACTCCAGTCATGGGAAGAAAGGAAGTTGTTTGTCATTAATACAATTGAAAAGGATAGATATACCTCTATAAGAATGTTTGTTTTGCCTGTGAAGGATGCAGGGCATATTAACGTTTGTCAG gaAATGTATCTCAACACTTTAGCCCTTTCTGAAAAAGCTATTGATCTCCTCCTGCCCATAACCGAACCTCTTACTCCTAAACCATTGAAACGTCAACATTCCCCTGAGTTTTATCCGACGCCACATCAATTTACCCAAAATCACCACACCAAAGACAAAAGAAGTTCTGCCAAAGATTTGCTGCCGCCCCCTTTGAAACCCCCCTGCAACTGTCCTCTGCACTGCAGATTAAAGTTGACTGAAGACGTGCGCCAGCAAATTCATCGAGAATACTGGAATCTCCCCGTTCAAGTGGACCAAAAGCACTTTATTCTTTCGACGATTCAAGTGCAAAAAAGCTTTGAGATTAAGCAATTCATGTTGCCTTGTCTGTATGACTCAATAATGGTCTGCAAAGAAATGTATTTGAACACTTTGAGCATCTCTGAAGAGTTCCTTTTGAGTACAGTTCGGAATATCAACCATGATGGAAGCATTAGGGAAGAACCAAACGAAGGTAACTACATGCATTCTGGTATTTCCAGTAATGGCAAGACTGGAGGGGAAAGCAGCGAGGTGAGTTGTATTAACTCGACGGCCAGCCAGGTTAAAGAAGACGTGCGGCATTCCACTAAAACTGAAGTTAAGAGGGTGAAAAAGCAGCGTCGCAGCAAAAAAATGGGCCCTCCTTGTCCTACCTCTTGTCGTTTGCAATGCAGCACCAAGTTTACAGAAGAAAACCGCAAAGAACTCCACGACCAGTTTTGGTACTCCATGGACTGGCAGGTGCGGAAGAAGTTTGTAATGGACACGGTGGAAGAGTTTCCCATAAAGAATCGATCGATTCCGGGAAGGTTAACTAAAAGGAATTTTAGCAGGATATATCGGCTTCCGCTGAAGGAGGAGAAGGTGACTGTGTGTCAGAAGATGTACTTCAACACACTTTCTATATGCAGCAAGTTTGTTTCTACGGTTCATATTTGGGCTTCCCAAGTTAAATGGTAA